Genomic window (Nymphaea colorata isolate Beijing-Zhang1983 chromosome 1, ASM883128v2, whole genome shotgun sequence):
aattcagaaaaaactGATATACCACTCGGATCCACTATTTGGATCTTAATCCGGTTTTAGAAAATAGGATCTCTGCTTAAATCTGAATATCATTAATCAAGTCCAATAAAAACAGCTACTCACTAACTTCAAAGTTTCAAAGAGCTTGCTTAGAAGGTGCCATTTCAAGATTTTAACTTCCTTGAACCACCTTTCATAGATACGaagaaacaacaataaaaaaaacaacatttgatTGCTTTAACAAATGTTTAATAGCTAAATAATAACTTAAAAAGTCGCTCTCTTTAGTTTCCATGCAATTGAGGGAAAGAGAGTCCAAATCAAAAAGAGTAAGATATccaaaatgtatatatatatatatatatggggagaGAAAGAGCGTTAAAATCCTTGATATTACTATAATAACCCGACCTACTCCTCAACTTAGGCCACTGGTTCGGCGGATCTCAACCTACCTCCTAGCGGTTTCAATTTCAACCCTAAAAAGACTATGAACAAGAACAACCATCTATTAAGTTTTTGAAGATCTCTTACAATCTTcaataaaaaactaaatttttgtgACGTTACAATCTACCTTTTTTAAGATACACGCGTCTGCTTGTGTAGAACTATAGGTCTGaatgttgaaccggctctgatgCTACTATATTCCTAAGCTCAAGCTCCTGATATGATGGATTCCAACCCACTCTTTAGTAATTTCGACTTTAACCTATCTATAAACCAGTACAACCATCTATTCAATAACCCATTTCATAAACCCTTGAAAATCTCTCATAATATACAAGCttattgtcattgttgatgCTAATATATACTAATATAATTGAAAATCCTACAGGTTCGTTTTCGAAATGATGGGTAGTAATCTTCTCcccttaatgaaaaaaattagattacaTTAGGCTAATCTTCATATCCAGATAAACATATCCAGATAAAATCGGATAAAGGAAAGCCTCGTATCTGAAGCCATTAAACCAAAACGAAGATAGGCCGTTATGTCTCGCACGAGCGAGGAAGATGCACGCGTGCGAGAGAACCAGACCCACTATAAAATGGGGAGCGAAGCCCAGCGGGAGACTCTTCGTCACTCTCACTCTCAGTTCCTCTGCGGCGTTATCCACACCTTGTGGCCATGGATGGCTGCAATCTCCTTCTCCCATTTAAGCTCCCTGTGTTCGTCGCCATCGTTTTCTCCACTACCACTTCCGTCTGTACCTCACTTTTCTCCTCCGCCGGCCGTCGATGGCGTCCGCCTCGTCTTCCCCTGATCTCTCCTCCCTCCTCGCGTCCGTCTCTAGAAACCCAAGGTCTCCACCCCGGGCTGTCCCTGCGTCCTTCGTGTCGTTCCCTCCGTCCGGGAGGCGCTTAGTCCCTCGACGGAGCTCCGCCGCGGGTCGCGGTCGCAAAATTGGACCCGTATGCGCCTCCGAGGTTTCGGTCGCCGAGCAAGAGAGGGAGGAGCCATCGTCTGCTGCCTCAGATGATGGCCGGAATTGGGTGCCGGTGGTTCCGCTTGCTGCGCTGCCCAAGGGAGAGAGGAGGGTGATCATCCAGAACGGTGAGACGATCCTGTTGCTCTGGTACAGGGACGAGATATTCGCTATTGAGAATCGGTCGCCTGCTGAGGGCGCGTACAGCGAGGGGTTGCTCAATGCTAAGCTCACGCAGGTGCTGTTTCTCATCCTTCGTTTCGTCGTTCTTCGTTTCTCACTTTCTTGATGATTATTTTAGGATTACCTTTCTCGGGAGTGAGTTTCAGTGTGGGTAAATGCATTTCCTTTTCCCGAAAGTGAATTTGATTGTGGAAAAATGGAGTTCGTTTTCTTGTAATTGTCACAGTTTGGTTGTGGTTCTGATTGGTAAAGTTATAAACTCGAGAACTGATGACTTCTGTTTCGCGTCGGAGAGCCCATTGTCCACAAAGAATCGGGAGAAGTGCCTTGTTTAATGcatagaaatgtcatttttcgaCTTTAGAGGGCGTGGAAAGCAAGACAGTATTGAGTTGATGAGAGGAAAGAGTTCATCCTCCTTGGTCAGAGTTCATCCGCCAATATTTGGATTTTACGTTCCATTTGATACTTCTACTTGGTTTGGTTCCTTTGAACCAATCAGCTATAGTTTTACTAGAAAATCTGCTAGCGGAGATCCAGATGGCATACTGTCACAGAGAACTGTGAGGAAACTATGCCAGTCTAGAAATTTCAAGAGGATTTAAGGGAAAATACATTATTCATGTTCTAGAAATGTTTAACCTTCTGACGGCGGATTCTCCAGTAACTGACATACCTTACGTGCTAGGGATAAGGAGCTTCTGAAATGATTCCGTTTTACTTGTTGACCTCGTCGTGCTGGCTAATGAGGTCATACCAGCTCTCTCTAATGAGGTCATACCAGCTCTCTCTTTTCAGCTAGAACGTTAGAGACCTCCTCGATTTTGtacttttcatgttttagttcTGTTAGTGAGTTTCACTGTGCTGGATGTCCTCTTTCTACTCTTTAGTATATTCGGGACACAGTCCTGCTGGTAGGTAAATTTTTTGTCCAACCTTGAAAAGATCACTCGGAGGATATTTCTTAAGATATGGATGCATACCTGTGcattttaaaatgcatttggaaggaaaagaaaatctaactGCACTGTGTAACCAAACGTCATATTTAGTACCAGCGAGACAAATGAATTCCTGTTCACGGATATGCATTTGAAAGACCATCATCTAGAGGTTTTTGATTGCTAACAGTTTATCCATGAAGTTTTTTTTGTCCTAGTGTCTTTTCCCTTTTAGTAAATGTGATTAACTGCTTTAGTCGTTTTGAAGATTATTTAGGAAAAACTCTTAAGAGGACCATATTGTGGAAATTGACAGGATGGTTGTGTAGTGTGCCCAACAACCGATAGTACATTTGACTTGAGGACTGGCGCTATAAAGGAGTGGTACCCAAAAAATCCTGTGCTAAGAGTCCTCACGCCGGCTCTTAGGAAACTTTTTGTGTATCCTGTGAAGTCAGACGAAGAGAATATTTACATCAGCATGTCAGGGGGTTCAGCAACTGGAGAATCTGCAGAGATTGTCTTCAGTGGGAAAGCTCAACCTGGTGTGACTGCATCAGATGTCAATGTAGATGAGGTactccttttcccttcttctgACCATGACTGCTACTTGCTGCGCCCTGTGAGATTCAGGGTTTATCATCTGTTGCAGCTTTTTACTTGTGCCTACTTGTTATGGTGattgttgttcttgtttgttCTCACATGACGACAGCAGCTTGACTGTTAAAAACAATGTTCTAAAACCTTGTACTTTAGGGCTAGAGTTGTCCATTATTGGTCATGAATTGGGGCCGGGCGGGGGTGTTGTGCAACTCAGTGACTCGGGCCGGGGTTTGTTTACTATATATTCTGCAAGAAAAACGATATATAACTGTAAGAAAAACGatatataacttgtcatttTACATAAAAGGGTTGTAGAATGGCTTGATTACTTATATAGTTTAGAAATAGGTCAAATTAAAATCCAGTAAACCATAACTAAGCTACGTTTACCCATGTAACAACAGGAAACAAAACCATTAAGCTACAGTATAGTTGTCAAGATAACATCTATAACCAAATTTTTGGGTGTGAAACATGTTTTGGAGGAGTCGAATGACTTGACTTGGTGAGTGACATGAGTTCTAGGCGAGTCATACAAGTTTTCTATGAGTTTTTTGCTTTCCCTAGTTTTGGATAAAAACTGAGTCCTCCTACTGAGTCAAGGACCAAACAGAGCCAAGTTTAGACCTTAGAAGTAACAAAAAGGCTAGTCAATAAAGCACTATGAAAATTAACCATCCATGTATCGCCTAGTTGGTGACTATAAAAAGAGATATTTTGTCCATCATCTTGAAAGTTCGTGTTGTGAATGATGTAAATCTAGTATTAGTTAAGTCAAGGGTTAAGGATTACTTGAAAATATGTCTTTTTCTCAAGGTGAACAAGAATTTGAGAATTTCTTACCTTAGTGATGTTGCTAGGTTCATGCATTTGTTACTGTTGTTTCACACGATATCATTAACACGCAGAAAATACTTTCATCCACTTGCTGCAGTAGTACAAACTTGGCATATTGTTATGAGTTTTGAACATTTACTGAGGCAGAAAATTTGGCCGGGCGGTAGTAATATGTAGTAAACACAAAAACTCATAATGTGTCACAATCATTGGGAGGCCGAACCACTGAGGGTGAAACCTGCTGATGTTTTAAGGAACAGAAGTAGGAAGCCAGCAGCTGTCTGAAAGTCGAGCTGCTGAGGCTGGAaccttcattttgatttctgttGAATGGAGAGAAGAAGCAGCTGGATGGGTTTGAGACACATTCAGAAGCACCAACTCTGGTGCAGTGGGGACAGCCCATATGGCTGGATCTGGGTAGTGATTCCGTAGTTCAGAATCTGCCGGGCCTGTGTTATTGTGGCAACACGAGGACCACTTTGCCCCTAGTACTAAATGACTTTGGCTTGCTAATAAAGCTCAGATGTACGACATGCATTGATTGCTTCCCTTTATGGAAGCCTTAGAAGCATGAGCTGGCTTAACTTGGTTTAGCTTATCCCAGACTCAGTTGCTCAAATTAGATTAGGTCACGTAGGTGGTGTGATGCCAGGAGGAGCTTTTGCACATGTTTACACCAGTTGAGCTTGCAATGAGTCTCTTGTGTAGGCATGAGTGTGCTTGTTCAGGCAAGACACATGGCTTCTATGTGTAATGCTTGCTTAAAAGAGCAATCCAGTAAGGTTATTAGAGCACGACTTTCAATTCTCAAATGACCAGAATATACGTAATTCTTCTTGCGTGACGAGGTTTGTGACTGCATGTATTACTGGGTTTGTTACTTGAGGCCGGTCTGCCTAGGCATGACTGCAAGCTGGgttgaatgctaaacaagctgTGCTAAACAAATTAGTGTTGTTGTTCACTCGTTTCAATTACCTGTCTGCATTTTATGAACAGGATGACACATTCAGTCTTCAGTAAGTCTTTTCACATTCCTCTGAAGGAAGAAGACGAAAACTAGCACTGTTATCTTTGTTTTTGATATGGTTATTATGAATTGATTTCATGAATTGTCATAATGTTGGTTACAGGTTAAAATGGTTATTGACGAAGATTTGGAAGGTTTTGGTTTCTCGGAGAAAAATGAATTGATAAATGGGAAAGCAGCGGTTATCGGTTTCCTACTGTTGTTGGACTTTGAGCTCTTGACTGGGAAGGGGCTTCTCAAGGGCACAGGCTTCCTGGACTTCATATATGCTGCATCAAGGCTGTTCGGTTCCTCCTAGGCCTTTGTCGGAGCCTTCATAAGGACGAAAAGTGAAGAAGCAAAATGTGATTTGAGTGCATTTACTTGGCTTCGACGTTGCACTTGATAACAGAACCATCATGTGAACCAAAAGCTTCAGTCTACCAATTGTTAAGATTATTCAGTAAACATGTGCCATAACATGGAATTATCTGTCATGATATACCAGCTTCCTTTGTAATTATGATAAGGGAAGATATTCAAAGGGTCTAAGAAGTCATtggatttttttgttctttttagcCAAATCAAGCCTTCACAAAATTCGATGGATCTTTCCTTTGCCGCTTGTCCTACTACTCAAGGGGTCTAAGGAACCATCATTTTTTTGCTGTCCAAGCAAGTATTTTGTGAAAAGTCCTGACATGAAACTGTTATGTTTGTTACTCGTACCATTGTTTCGTAGAGTCAACGATTTGTGCTTCTTTTTGAAAGGTAAAGGCAATTTGGACTGACAAATCCTCGCGCACAGAGCTCTCAAGATAGCTGAAATCGTTCGGTCATCTTGAGTTTCGTGTATCAGGTGGGTGTGAAAATGCAATGCATCTGTGAAAGAGTATTAAGATATCTCCCACATAGAGAAATCTACAgatactccctctctctctctttttttatatatatccatcCTAGTAAGACCCTTCATATGAGTCACAACCATCAAAATAGGGCCATTCATCTAAAAGAAGATGGATGGCCTTGATTGAACCCTCTTTTTATTTatgatttatttgttttttgaatgcCAGCAGTGATGGAGAGAAGGGGGAGCCCTGACAACTAAGGGCggaatcagaaattttttgttgcatggGGAGCCCTGACAACTAAGGGCggaatcagaaattttttgttgcatggatagttttaaaattttaacaggaatcaaaatagaaaattttaaacatattaaactaattttttttaaatttacatataattttttaaagttttaaaaatttaagagagagaCCAAGACCCTTACTGACAGCTCCCCATCTATCAGCAAACTAATCTGTTCCATATATGATCAAACAGCTCAAGTTTGATGTCTCCTTATATCTATATTTTCGTGGAGTCATCATTcaaacttttataatttttaatacaaattcCCTTCGTCCTCTTCTGTGCACGTACTTTATTTACAATATGCGTGCGTTTGGGGTTGAACAAAATTGTGGAACGcaataaatgaaataaacatCCCGCCGCTGGTGCGTCTGTCGGCATTCACATTTCCGTGAAAGCGGCGTAGTCAATTAGTTGACTGTAGTCAACTCTCATCCACAAGAAGGCTAAGCAGTTTAATGAGCAGTTGAGTTTGTCATCAGCGACTGCTTCTTGCATCCTCGTTAGTTGGGTTATCTTTAATTTGATTCGACGGCCAATTCAAGAGTATCACGTCAGTTCTTAATTATTTATAGAAACATTTCTAGTTATTTTCGATATTTTCAGTTGATTATACATATTTTTCGTTCATATATCAAAAATACTTTTTGTTGTAATTTTTGCTCATTTGACTGGTGTGCAACTTTGCCGATTTGAATTCATGAATCGGTTTGATTTTTACAGTACTGGTTAAAATTACATCTTAGAAGACATGGATTAAATAAGAAACAGAGGTACAACATCAATATTCACCAATCTTCTTCCATAACAAATGGACAATGGAGACTGTAGATCTCCATCAACAAGTGATGTTGCAGATTAATTGCAAACTTTGCACATGATGCACTATTTAAGAAGTTGATATATGAATTTCATATCTGCCCAAAGCAGTCCATTTAAGATATATTTGGTAACAATTATACATTGTTTCTGTCAAAATGAATCTACGTGTAACAAATGAAGTAAATTCATAAGACACTTTTTGCATCAAagttgaggcagattcatatgACAGTATGCCGAACAACCCTTTACAAATTTTGCAcattccaaacaaaaaaaaaacccgaaAAGGAAGGAGAAGGTGAACTggttggttctctctctctctctccatgatGCCCCGAAAGGGGTCGGTCGAGCTATCAAGGGCCCCAATCTGTTGGGAGGTCACCGGAGAGTGCATACCATGTTTTTCGTTTACATTTCAATGTTTCACCAAGTCTATAAGGATTGAGGAGTTCATTGTACCATTTTAGAAAAAACTAGAAAGAAGGAGAGAGCAACAACTTGAGACTCTTGTAACTCGGTTGCATGTCTATAGTCCGATTCTTGGTACTTGATCCTGTCGAGTTATCGACATCCACTGACCTAGTTGACTGCTGATGCAAGTCCCATTCCTGAGCTTGTCAACTATGATTGTCATAACGTACAGGTGGGGGGGCTGGTGGGTAGTCAGTCTTTATTTCAAATAGTTAAGGTGTCAACTTCTTGCGTTGAGATTGGGGTGCACCAATATTCAAGTTATAGCGAGAGTGTCATCTTGAAACATTGAAAGCAAAActaacatcatcatcatcgggAGATAAAGAGAATGGAGATGGCTTAAGCTTTCTTGTTCGGCTTAAGCTTTCTTGTTCGGCAGTAGGATAAAAAATTTCTTCTACTCACTCAATAAACATGCACATAGATTAGAGTCCCATATtcacaaaaaatgagtttttttttttttaaaaaaaagtgataaaataaatgaccgtttaaaacttgaaaaaaatatgtttttgaaaaaaatgttaaaagaaaaaaaaatacgttttttcacaatttttacctttttcactttttttcagttttttgatgctaaattttttattttttatttgttgcaaatttatttatcttttgatgtttttgttattagtttctcatttattttatttttagttttttaaaatctttaaaaaatttatctatttttctgttttttatttttatttttttcaagcttgctgTATCATACCCAAGCAAGCAAAACTGTATCATACCTAAGCAAAACATCGCCGATGTTGAACTCCGCCAAACGAATTCTAGATTGAATTGGACGACCGGCGCTTCAGTTCATGCGCTTGCACCTAAAAGCAAGCTACATTCAATCAGTCTTTCCTCATAGATATCAACGCATCATGCCTCGCCGGAGCCCTTGCCGGAGCGCCATGTAGAGCAGCAATGGCACGTCACTACCATGCTTCCATTTGAGAAATGAGCCGTCTAATCTATTGAGAAAGTTTCCTTCATTGCTTCTATCTGTGCCGAAACAAGCGCTTTATGCACCAAATACGTTACATAACCGTAAAACCAACGAATggaaaacagaaggaaaagaaaacatgttcgACTTCAACTCACCGGCTTCCTGCAGAATTGCAGTCAGACACTGGGGGCGGCTGCGTTTGgctttttgtgattttttctcAGAACATGACAGAGATCCTGAACTCCAAGTGCAGAAGGGTGGTCAAAAAGGAGGAAATGCAACTTGGGTAGCGTCTAGAACACTGTTTGGGAATCGACAAATAGTgagagagatggggagagagagcgTGTGTGAACCCGATGGGTAGGTGACAGCCCACAAAgaggctctctctcttcctccttcttctgtCAGCTTCATGGTCAATGGAACAAAGCTTTTCCGTCAAATGCATGCAGTTTTCTGGTCGTGGAATTGAAAGGCGCCCAGACAAATGCTCACTTTCCTGAACGACTAGGAATTTAATGGCGGCTCCACACCTGGTTTCTGCACGTAACATGTTTACTTTCTGTGTTTCATATCGAGCAGGGAGGAATGATCCCTTATTGCGTGTACGGTACGTGTTTGAAGAGTTGGATGTGTGCCCACATGAGAAAACTGACTGATAAAGTATTTATCTGGGTTCAGTAGCCAATTCAAAAGTCCCAATTGTCAATTCCTAAACATTTTTGTAAAACATGtaagtattttcttgttttaaacaaaatttaaacattCATGTAacatattcaaatgagtttacgagtttgtcgagccttaatagagtcgaactcaagctcaacacgtaacaatgaatatcaattacattcaaacgagtttgttgagaCTTAATCGAGTTCAACTTGAGCTCAGCAcctaatgatgaatatcaattctattcaaacgatttgtcgagccttagtcgagtcgagctcaagctcaatacgtaactgctgagtcgaactcgaggttttttagtcgagccgagctcgagcgaACTAAACTTGGGCTCAACTCAACTCATGTGCACTCTATGCAAATGACCAATTCGAATGCGAGTTCCATTTAGTTCTGCCATTATTGGCCGATACATGAACACCCCATCACtcattgtcctttttttttttcaattttgtaaatattttaaatatttaaattttgtttatcatttttattaaaaaataaaaaaaattgcattcatTCACAATCAAATCAACCGTGTTTGACACCGATATAAATGTGGTATGTAATTAGTAGAGAAGGTGGGCCAATGCCAttgtgttttcatttttataaggGACGGTCCCAGTAGACCCACTTGTGGTCCGGAGACATCCAAGCCAAGGAGCTAACTGCGGGCCAAGTGGGTCCACGCCCACCGACCACTGGACGTTGAGAACTGCGTCTCTTCTCACCTACTTTGACCTGATTGCAGTTTGACCTTCTCCCATCCTTATTTAATAAACTGACTTGGCCTGCCCTCCTCCTCACGTTCTTCAATGGTTGACTTCCATTATTGAAGATGTATATATGGAGCCCTTAGCTCGCCCTTGAGCTCACTTCATTCCAGTTTTTCGCCGGAATCCAGCATGATGGAAAGAGGGAACGGAAAGGTTGTCGAGGATGGTGGCCGGAAGCCATACAAGGGTGTTAGGCGCCGGAAATGGGGGAAATGGGTGTCGGAGATCCGGTTGCCGGGCTCAAGGGACCGCCTTTGGCTGGGCTCGTACGCTACCCCCGAAGCCGCGGCCATTGCACGCGACACGGCGGTGTTTTGCCTACGAGGCCCGAACTCAGTCAACAGTCTGAACTTCCCCTACAACATTCCGGCGATCCCGCGGCTCGACATGTCGCCGAGGTCGGTGCGAAGAGTAGCAGCCGAGGCCGGGGTGGCAATGGATGTGGAGCTGTCGTCCAAGCTGCAGAACACAGGCAGACTGCCGGAATCCGGCGAGGGTGCGGCGCAGGAGTGCCTGATATGGGATGGCTTGGAAGACTTGCCGAGGAGCTACTACGCCCACCAGCTAAGAGAGGAAGAGTTGAGCATCTCAGTGGATGACATGCATGgaaatatatttgtaaattttccTTCTTAGGTTTTAGTTCTCTTGAATATGACCAGATTTGGGCaaaatttaaagaaattatGGAAAGAGATGCATCTCTTTATGCAATACTCTTGGCTTCTTTTGACTTGAAATTGTATGATTTTATTACCAATAAGTTAGCATGGTTAACTAGATGGGgttagaagagagagagagagagagagacacactaTGGTGCAAAGGGGTATTTTcgtcattttatattttttaaaaagaaaataaaaaattaaagcagaATTAGTCCGACTGTCCATTGGATTGAACTCAATAATAATGGAAAATAAGCCCCTTATATCAAGCAACatggaaaaattgaaaaaaaaaatacattttagaccaaaaaaacaacaaaattgtcTTTGATTCATCAAACATCAGTATCGACGATGTATTATATCAAAAGCACCTTGTCCATTTGAAGGTTTGGTGGcaaatcaattcaattttgTTAATGGTCATGTGTCAATTTctaactatttttttaaaaaataatttagaatCTTTaacatttaaattattttaaaaacttttatttaaaatttaaaatattttttgtccATTCATTATTTAACTGAATTGGCCTGCTGACCAAATTGACAGCTCCGCTCTTCAGTTCCAAACGAACTTTCAACACCGAAAATTGTGAAGTCAACCTTTATAAAGAGAGTCTTTCATTCTAGCAACAAGGGCTTTTTAGTCATTTGAGCCCTGATATAGTACAGGGCAAGGATCTCCTTCAACAATCTAAACAAGCACGGACCGAAAATTTATTTACAAATTCACGGACATGCATCAATTTCTAGATAATGTCAGACAGGTACCTCGATTTTCCTGCAATAATGTGCAAACCGCGGTGCAATTACAACGGCAGGTAAATGAGCCCATGAACCGAGCAGAGGGTCATGTTCTGGTCATTTTTTGTTCTATCCGAATCGAAATGCAGGCTCCTTTTGAACATGGAATTGATGGATAGAATCTGATGAACGCAGATTATAATTATAGAGTTTGAAAACTTTGCGTCCGTTCTTTGTATTGATACATCACcaaagttagtttttttttatgtggattgacaattttttttcgcTATTTCATCCATAGTTTGTCGTCTCAATCTTTTCGCTGGGCATAGTATAACTGGTCAGAAGGGTACGCCGATGCATCCAATCGTTAGTTTGATTTCCATGAAGACTAATGTTTTACACTGCAAATGATGGATGCagaggcggagccaaggtagggctcgCTTGGGCTTTGGCcccatctcaattttttttttaagttacatgtaaattttaaaaaatttcacttgttttatataaaatttttaaaaaatgatatttcgatcgtagttaaaatttaaaaactttaattctgcccccctcataaaaattttttaaCTCCGTCCCTGGATAGATAAACAATACTTTAGTTGACAGGTGTCATGCTTCCTACTTAATTTCTAAAACAATCATAAACCCTCAGCATAGAGGGGGGCTTCGGCCTCTTAGAGGTATCCACCCCCCTCTTTTTttgcacaagaaaaaaattggtcaAAACTACATATAGACTGCCACCCACTGTTTCCACTTAAGCTTTCCTTTCACACAATGCTTCCATTCATCTTTGAACGGCATAAAGGCCAATTGTTTATTTCAACTTCCCAAGGCATCAAAAGTGAGCAACAAAAAGGTGTCTTGATTCCAATGTGGCTTCTCCAAGTTacaaacttttcttctttttaggaaaaaaaacatgaaagcgCATTACTTTGAAGTTGAGCCAGTCAACtgcaattttttaagaaaaaaaaaaagagtcgaAGCCGTGGAATCTTGGCGTGTGATGACAAAAAGTCTCGTTCCAATTCAGGCAGCATTTCAATGTTTCCAAACTTGAGGCAATCACGACCCACATGGTGGGCTTataagtagggctgcacacgagccgagtcgagctcgagcttgcccagctcgagctcgactcgactcaacgagctcgagctcgaactcgactcgaactcgagtcgagctacctaacacaagctcgagctcgactcgattaaataaagtcgagctcgagctcgactcgattaactcgattagctcgtctaaataaaatatgatcattctttttaaaatatctagtaaatttcatgacgtgggatgaaatttgtttattcgtcgagtataaacgagtcgagtcgagtataaacgagtcgagttcttaaaactcgaactcgactcgtttactcattcgagtttcattgtaagctcgaactcgactcgtttataaacgagtcgagctcgagccgagtttaaccgggcgagttcgagtcgagcccgagctggctcgactcgttgtgcagccctacttatAAGGATAGGGGTATTAGGAGATAAGCCTAGGAGGTACTCGACTGGAGCCTGTTCGGGCCTAGGAAAACCAACCCGAGCTATATCGGGCCAGCTCGGGTCGGTCGGATGGGGTtcgattttagttttttttaatcatttttatttaataataatacatattttattattaaaaagtatttttatgtttgaaaatgttattttatatttgaaaaacattttttattttaatcaggcCAGGCCGGAGTGGGTCCGAGCCCGGGTATCGAGCCTGAACTCAAATTTCGAGCGTCGAGCCGACCTGGGCCTGACTCTTATCAGGTCGGGCCGATGCCCAAGTCTATTAGGAGTCTCTGTCCAAAAGATAATGCCAACTTGAAACCATATTTTAATTAGTTACATCTTTGGTCCGTAGCTGATCGGACTGATGAGTAGGTGAAAACCCGACCATATTCTAATTAGTCAAGATATAGCATAGTTGATCAGGTTAGTGGGCCTGTGAAAACTTATTGTCATGAGTGCTACTTATTTAAACTACAAACAATGAGCTGCCCTCCATTTTCATGTTACAAAGTAACCCTAAACACCAAagttatgaaggaaaaaaaaaaaaccgtttCCACTTCTCAAGAAATCACTGAAATTTGGATGATCTACCAAGCAGACGCATTAAACGACCCTCTATAATGGGCGGAGTGAGCACACATTCATTAACAATCATAATTTAATTAGAATCGAATATCGAATACATAGTCTATGGTTATTTTCTAATGATAACCTCAAGAAACATCATATTGTGAAATCGAATT
Coding sequences:
- the LOC116246297 gene encoding uncharacterized protein LOC116246297, which translates into the protein MASASSSPDLSSLLASVSRNPRSPPRAVPASFVSFPPSGRRLVPRRSSAAGRGRKIGPVCASEVSVAEQEREEPSSAASDDGRNWVPVVPLAALPKGERRVIIQNGETILLLWYRDEIFAIENRSPAEGAYSEGLLNAKLTQDGCVVCPTTDSTFDLRTGAIKEWYPKNPVLRVLTPALRKLFVYPVKSDEENIYISMSGGSATGESAEIVFSGKAQPGVTASDVNVDEVKMVIDEDLEGFGFSEKNELINGKAAVIGFLLLLDFELLTGKGLLKGTGFLDFIYAASRLFGSS
- the LOC116245814 gene encoding ethylene-responsive transcription factor ERF020-like, encoding MMERGNGKVVEDGGRKPYKGVRRRKWGKWVSEIRLPGSRDRLWLGSYATPEAAAIARDTAVFCLRGPNSVNSLNFPYNIPAIPRLDMSPRSVRRVAAEAGVAMDVELSSKLQNTGRLPESGEGAAQECLIWDGLEDLPRSYYAHQLREEELSISVDDMHGNIFVNFPS